A single genomic interval of Cervus elaphus chromosome 19, mCerEla1.1, whole genome shotgun sequence harbors:
- the NAA50 gene encoding N-alpha-acetyltransferase 50 isoform X2, with product MKGRIELGDVTPHNIKQLKRLNQVIFPVSYNDKFYKDVLEVGELAKLAYFNDIAVGAVCCRVDHSQNQKRLYIMTLGCLAPYRRLGIGTKMLNHVLNICEKDGTFDNIYLHVQISNESAIDFYRKFGFEIIETKKNYYKRIEPADAHVLQKNLKVPSGQNADVQKTDN from the exons CCGGATCGAGCTGGGAGATGTGACACCACACAATATTAAACAGCTGAAGAGATTAAACCAGGTCATCTTTCCAGTCAGCTACAATGACAAGTTTTACAAGGATGTGCTGGAGGTTGGCGAACtagcaaaacttg CCTATTTCAATGATATCGCAGTGGGTGCCGTGTGCTGTAGGGTGGATCATTCGCAGAATCAGAAGAGACTTTACATCATGACACTAGGATGTCTGGCACCATACCGAAGGCTAGGAATTG GAACTAAAATGTTAAATCATGTCTTAAACATCTGTGAAAAAGATGGCACTTTTGACAACATCTATCT GCATGTCCAGATCAGCAATGAGTCTGCAATTGACTTCTACAGAAAGTTTGGCTTTGAGATTATTGAGACAAAGAAGAACTACTATAAGAGGATAGAGCCCGCCGATGCTCATGTGCTGCAGAAAAACCTCAAAGTCCCTTCTGGCCAGAACGCAGATGTGCAAAAGACAGACAACTGA
- the NAA50 gene encoding N-alpha-acetyltransferase 50 isoform X1, with product MKGSRIELGDVTPHNIKQLKRLNQVIFPVSYNDKFYKDVLEVGELAKLAYFNDIAVGAVCCRVDHSQNQKRLYIMTLGCLAPYRRLGIGTKMLNHVLNICEKDGTFDNIYLHVQISNESAIDFYRKFGFEIIETKKNYYKRIEPADAHVLQKNLKVPSGQNADVQKTDN from the exons TAGCCGGATCGAGCTGGGAGATGTGACACCACACAATATTAAACAGCTGAAGAGATTAAACCAGGTCATCTTTCCAGTCAGCTACAATGACAAGTTTTACAAGGATGTGCTGGAGGTTGGCGAACtagcaaaacttg CCTATTTCAATGATATCGCAGTGGGTGCCGTGTGCTGTAGGGTGGATCATTCGCAGAATCAGAAGAGACTTTACATCATGACACTAGGATGTCTGGCACCATACCGAAGGCTAGGAATTG GAACTAAAATGTTAAATCATGTCTTAAACATCTGTGAAAAAGATGGCACTTTTGACAACATCTATCT GCATGTCCAGATCAGCAATGAGTCTGCAATTGACTTCTACAGAAAGTTTGGCTTTGAGATTATTGAGACAAAGAAGAACTACTATAAGAGGATAGAGCCCGCCGATGCTCATGTGCTGCAGAAAAACCTCAAAGTCCCTTCTGGCCAGAACGCAGATGTGCAAAAGACAGACAACTGA